The region AAATAATTGAATGACCAAATAAATCTCTTGCATAATATTTTTTTAAATCCGGATAACTCCGGTTAAAAATCTCATCTGAAATTACAAGCATACCAATTCTTTGTCCGGCATAGCTAAAAACTTTTGAACTGGAAATGGTAAGTATGTAATTATTCGTGTATTTTGCTACCGTAGGCTGGTAAGGCGGTTCTCCTGGTTTTGATAAATCTCTTCTGAAATCCATAGCAAAATAAGCTAAATCTTCTATTACAATTACATCATATTTATTGCAGAGATCACCAATTATTTCTAATTCAGTTTCAGTAAAACATATCCATGATGGATTATTGGGATTAGAATAAAGCAGACAGGAAATATTTCTTTTGCTTAAAATTGATTCAAGTTTATCTCTTAATTTATTTCCACGATAATTATAAACATCAAAAGATACCATCTTCTGATTAAGTACTTTCAACTGCTGACGATGAACCGGAAAACCAGGATCAATTAATAATGTAGTATCTTTTTCAGGATTGCATCTGTTGATCGTCATAAAGGCTGCTAAACTTCCCATCATTGAGCCGCAAGTTGGGATGCAACCTTCAGGACTAACATCAATATCCATGAATAATTTTACAAACCTGGAAGTTTCTGTTTTAAGTTGTGGTATTCCATAAATATCCGGATAAATAGCTGCAATACCGGTTTTCAAAGCTTCTATCTCAGCTTCAATACCAATTCTTGTTGGAGGTAAACCCGGAACACCCATTTCCATCCTGACAAATTTTTCTCCGGTTGCTTTTTCAATATCATCAATTAGTTTTTTGATCTCACGAATTGATGCTTTGCCAGGGCTTTCCAGTTTACTTTCCTTTATTTTTTGGGTAACCATTTTAAAATCAATTGGGGTGCTTCTTGTAGTAGTATTCATTTCATACCTGATTATATATTGTATAAAATTGTTTCTTCAAAAATAACTATGCTGTGATGGTATAACAAATAATTAAGCGGAATATAGATTAAATGTTGTGAGTTAATATCTCTACGAGATAAAAATAACTTTCTCTAAGCTCTTAAATGCAGTGGGAGAAGCTTGTCAACAATAAACCGATTTATAAGCATATTCTGAAAGAAAATTTACATTAGTCTATAAGAATTAATAAGTTCTTCCATCTGTAAGTGATGGGTTGGAATGAGTCATAAACTTAGAAGATAGTATATATTATTTTATCAAAATTAATTTTAATTCAAGAATGACAACCTGGACAGACTTGCGTGTTTAATTAAATGAATATTAAAAAATCATTCGACTATTCACATCAATTAAAAATGTCTGATTTTTTTTACTAAATTTGGGATAAGCATAAATTAAAAAAAGTCGTAATAACGATTGGACTTTTTACTTACTAAAACAGATCATTAAAAAGTAAATCAATTATATTAACAAGAAAAAGGATTTTATGAATAATAATCTATTAAAGAAGATAGAAAATAATTCAGGGGTAATTGGTGTAATAGGTCTTGGTTATGTAGGATTACCTTTAGCTCTTGAATATGCATTAAAAGGTTTTAAAACAATCGGTTTTGATGTGGATGAAAAAAAGATACCAATACTAAATTCAGGTAAAAGCTATATAAAGCATATTAAAAAAGAAAAGATTCAGAAAGTAATAAGAGCCAGAAAATTTATTGCAACAGCCGACTTTTCTAGATTAACAGAAACTGATGCAATTATAATTTGTGTCCCAACTCCATTAAATGAACACCGCGAACCTGATATGACTTACATTATTAATTCAGGAAAGATTATAGCTGAATATCTGAAAAAAGGTCAGTTTGTTTCGTTAGAATCATCAACCTATCCAGGGACTACAGAAGAAATTCTTCTGCCGATGTTTGAAAATGCACCGTTAACACAGAAAATAAGTACTCAAAAATTTGTAGTTGGAAAAGATTTTTATTTAGCATTTTCTCCGGAAAGAGAAGACCCAAATAATCTTAAATACTCAACAGCTACTATTCCAAAAGTTGTTGGAGGGGTTACACCAAATTGTCTGAAGATAGCTTTAGCTCTTTACAATAAAGTAATAATAAAAACTGTTCCTGTTACTTCGCCTCGTGCAGCAGAAGCAACCAAACTGCTGGAAAATATTTACCGCTCAATAAATATAGCGCTTGTCAATGAACTTAAAATGGTCTTTGACAAGATGAATATTGATATTTGGGAAGTAGTTAATGCAGCTAGTACTAAACCATTCGGATTTCAGCCATTCTATCCGGGACCAGGCTTAGGCGGACATTGCATTCCAATAGACCCTTTTTATCTAACTTGGAAAGCAAGAGAATTTGAAATCAGTACTAAGTTTATTGAACTTGCCGGTGAGATCAATACCTTTATGCCATATTATGTTGTCGAAAAGGCATCCGAGGTATTAAATAAATTCAAGAAATCTATCAATGGATCT is a window of Ignavibacterium sp. DNA encoding:
- a CDS encoding pyridoxal phosphate-dependent aminotransferase yields the protein MNTTTRSTPIDFKMVTQKIKESKLESPGKASIREIKKLIDDIEKATGEKFVRMEMGVPGLPPTRIGIEAEIEALKTGIAAIYPDIYGIPQLKTETSRFVKLFMDIDVSPEGCIPTCGSMMGSLAAFMTINRCNPEKDTTLLIDPGFPVHRQQLKVLNQKMVSFDVYNYRGNKLRDKLESILSKRNISCLLYSNPNNPSWICFTETELEIIGDLCNKYDVIVIEDLAYFAMDFRRDLSKPGEPPYQPTVAKYTNNYILTISSSKVFSYAGQRIGMLVISDEIFNRSYPDLKKYYARDLFGHSIIFGTIYALSAGITHSTQYALAAIFKAANDGKLNFVEEVKEYGEKAHIMKNLFINNGFKIVYDKDEDEPIADGFYFTFSYPGFTGEELLNELLYYGISAISLAITGSERLEGIRACVSLVKREQFKDLEYRLKKFNEDHKK
- a CDS encoding nucleotide sugar dehydrogenase, translating into MNNNLLKKIENNSGVIGVIGLGYVGLPLALEYALKGFKTIGFDVDEKKIPILNSGKSYIKHIKKEKIQKVIRARKFIATADFSRLTETDAIIICVPTPLNEHREPDMTYIINSGKIIAEYLKKGQFVSLESSTYPGTTEEILLPMFENAPLTQKISTQKFVVGKDFYLAFSPEREDPNNLKYSTATIPKVVGGVTPNCLKIALALYNKVIIKTVPVTSPRAAEATKLLENIYRSINIALVNELKMVFDKMNIDIWEVVNAASTKPFGFQPFYPGPGLGGHCIPIDPFYLTWKAREFEISTKFIELAGEINTFMPYYVVEKASEVLNKFKKSINGSKILILGASYKKDVDDMRESPSLKLIEIFRDKGAKIDYNDPFVPQLPKTRKYQYDMRSVELTKNNLAKYDLILLSTDHSDYNYKFINSASKLILDTRNAFERAGIKSDKIYKA